The following are encoded in a window of Ruminiclostridium herbifermentans genomic DNA:
- the lexA gene encoding transcriptional repressor LexA, whose translation MSKKSSDKQQEILEYVSKCVNENGYPPSVREICAAVGFKSTSTVHAYLQKLTDSGVLQKNPTKPRAIKIVDNSNLQVKESTENYNKGFYTSREMVDVPIVGKVAAGQPILAVENITDTFPLPVDFVQNGDAFMLRVQGDSMIEAGILNNDLVLVRQQSSANNGDIVVALLGDEATCKTFFKEKDHIRLQPENSSMEPIIVRDNFSILGKVIGVFRRM comes from the coding sequence ATGTCAAAGAAAAGTTCAGATAAACAACAAGAAATACTTGAATACGTATCAAAATGTGTTAATGAAAATGGATATCCACCATCAGTTAGAGAAATATGCGCTGCTGTTGGTTTCAAGTCTACCTCTACTGTCCATGCATATCTTCAAAAGTTAACTGATAGCGGTGTTCTGCAAAAGAACCCAACAAAACCTAGAGCCATTAAAATTGTAGACAATTCAAATTTACAAGTAAAAGAATCTACTGAAAATTATAATAAAGGCTTTTATACTTCCCGTGAGATGGTTGATGTACCTATAGTGGGTAAAGTTGCTGCTGGTCAACCCATTTTGGCTGTTGAAAATATCACAGACACTTTTCCTCTTCCAGTTGATTTTGTTCAAAATGGTGATGCTTTCATGCTGAGAGTACAAGGCGACAGTATGATTGAAGCTGGTATATTAAATAATGATTTAGTTTTAGTTAGACAGCAATCTTCAGCAAATAATGGTGATATTGTTGTAGCATTACTTGGAGACGAAGCTACTTGTAAGACTTTTTTCAAGGAGAAAGATCATATCCGTTTGCAGCCTGAAAATAGCAGTATGGAACCCATTATTGTAAGAGATAATTTTTCTATTTTAGGTAAGGTAATTGGAGTATTTAGACGCATGTAA
- the hfq gene encoding RNA chaperone Hfq has product MVKSTINLQDIFLNQVRKEHIAVTIYLTNGFQLKGMVKGFDNFTVVLDSDGKQQLVYKHAISTITPMKMVNLIFNEQIKE; this is encoded by the coding sequence TTGGTAAAAAGTACGATTAACTTGCAGGACATTTTTTTGAATCAGGTCAGGAAAGAGCATATAGCTGTTACGATATACTTAACAAACGGATTTCAGCTAAAAGGAATGGTTAAGGGCTTTGATAACTTTACTGTTGTTTTAGATAGCGATGGGAAGCAGCAGTTGGTTTATAAGCATGCAATATCTACAATAACTCCTATGAAAATGGTAAACTTAATATTTAATGAACAAATAAAAGAGTAA